Part of the Catalinimonas alkaloidigena genome is shown below.
CTTTGCATCCTAGTACGGAGGTCCTCTTTGTAGGCGCTAAGGGACGGATGGAAATGCAGAAAGTGCCGGAAGCAGGCTACAAAATTATCGGCCTGTGGATCAGCGGTATTCAGCGCAAGCTGACGTTGGATAACCTGGCTTTCCCGCTGAAGGTTACCTCTAGTCTGTTTCAGTCTTCTAAAATATTGTCTGACTTCCGCCCCGATGCGGTGGTGGGGGTAGGTGGTTTTGCCAGTGGGCCTTTATTGTACGCGGCAAGCTGGAAGAATATTCCATCACTTTTGCAGGAGCAAAACTCTTATGCAGGGTTAACCAACAAACTGCTGGCAGGTAAAGTGAAGAAAGTGTGTGTGGCCCATGAAGAGATGGACAGGTTCTTCCCTAAAGAAAAAATTGTCTTCACCGGAAATCCGGTGCGAAAAGATATTGTAGCCCTGGCGGCTGAAGGTATTGGAGAGCAAAAAGGAAGAAGCTTTCAAATTTTTTGGGCTTGACCCAAACAAAAAGACCATACTGGTAGTAGGAGGTAGTTTGGGTGCAAGAACCTTGAATGATAGTATGGTTGCCGGAATTGATAAGCTGGTGGCTGCGGGTGCACAGGTAATATGGCAGTGTGGCAAATTTTATTATGAAGAAATGACTGCCAGGCTTAATGCGAAGGAGCAAAAACAGGGCATTAAGTTAAATGAATTTTTGAGCAGGATGGATTTGGCCTATGCTGCCGCGGATGTAGTCATCTCCCGGGCAGGAGCATTGGCAATTTCAGAATTGGCACTGGTGCGCAAACCGACAGTTTTTGTGCCTTCTCCCAATGTTTCGGAAGATCATCAGCGGAAAAATGCGGAGGCACTGGTGAAACAGGATGCGGCTTTGATGGTGATGGACAGTGATGCAAGAGAACAGATGATAGATGTTGCGCTCAAGCTTTTGAAGGATGAGCAGCAGCAGAAAGCTTTGTCTGAGCAAATCGCAAATCTGGCCCGGCCAAAAGCAGCCGAGCATATTGCCAGGGAAGTAATCAGTTTGATTGACTCAAAAAGATAATGGCTATGAAATTTAAAAGATGGGTCAAAATCGGGTTTTTCTCTTTGTGTATGGTGAGCATCATCGCTATGACGGAAAAGCGGCGTAGTGGAAAGGTTTGCCAACACATACTGATTCATGTAGATGATCGCTATGAGAACTACTTCATTGATGAGCAGGATGTTCAACTGCTGATGACCGATGCTGGTGCAGAAAATGTGGTAGGTAAAAAATATTTTGAGCTGGACCTCAAAGCACTGGAAGGGCGCATAGAAACTAATAAATATGTACATAAGGCAGAGGTGTACAGAGATGTGAAAGGAAACCTGCTGGTATATGCAGAGCAGAACCGTCCGGTAGCCCGGGTCATACGCAGCGATGCTCCTGATGCCTATATCAGTGACGAAGGAGAAATTCTTCCGGTCTCTGACAAATACACTGCGAGGGTGATGCTGATCAGCGGATCATATACCGGAAAGCTGCTCAGGCAAAAAATTAAAGAAAGTGAGGAAGGAGCGCAAATATTTAGCCTGATAGACTTTATCCATAAGGATGAATTCTGGAAAGCACAAATTGCACAGATGGAGATAGCATCAAACGGAAATATCTTGCTTTATCCTCAGGTAGGCAAGCAGTTAATTGAATTCGGAAAAGCTGAAAAAATATCAGAGAAATTTAATAAGTTAGCCGTTTTTTACGAGCAGGTATTACCACGTAAAGGATGGAATTACTATAACAAAGTAAACCTGAAATACCAGGACCAAATTGTGTGTGACTAATCAATAAAAGCTATGCAAGAAGAAAATATTGTTGTCGGACTGGATATAGGCACAACGAAGATTTGTGCCATTGTAGGTCGCAAAAATGAATACGGAAAACTGGAAGTGCTGGGAATGGGCAAAGCGAAGTCAGAAGGTGTCAGAAGAGGTATCGTGACGAATATTGATAAGACCATCAGCGCGATTGAAAAAGCAATCAAATCTGCTGAAGAACAATCAGGTATTGAGATACATACTGTAAATGTAGGTATCGCCGGTCAGCATATCAGAAGCTCAATCCATCATGGGAGCATCACACGCAATTCACTGGATGAGGAAATTCGTATGGAAGATATTGAGCGTCTTACCAACGATATGTATCGTATTGTCACGCCCCCCGGCTGTGAGATCATCCATGTAATGCCACAGCACTATACTGTTGATTACGAAGATGGTATTGTGGATCCGGTAGGCATGTCCGGTGTAAAACTGGAAGCGGACTTCCATATCATCACGGCGCAGACTCATGCCATCAACAATATTAACAAATGTGTGAAAAGAGCCGGCCTGGAAATAGAAAACCTGATCCTGGAACCTCTGGCTTCCAGCCTGGCAGTACTGAGCGAAGAAGAAAAGAGAGCTGGCGTTTGCCTGGTAGATATTGGAGGTGGTACTACAGATATGGCCATTTTCTACGATGGTATCATTCGCCATACTGCGGTAATACCCTTTGGTGGTGACATTCTTACCCAGGATATCAAGCAAGGTTGTTCGGTAATGGAAGAGCAGGCTGAACTGCTGAAAGTAAAATTTGGTAAAGCTATAGCCGAAGAAGCGAGCTTCAATGAGATTGTATCCATCCGCGGTTTAAGAGACCGTCCGCCTAAAGAGATATCCATCAAAAATCTGGCTTATATCATTGAAGCCCGCATGCAGGAGATTTTTGAGCTGGTACATGCAGAAATCATCTCTTCCGGCTATGAGGATAAGCTTGCCGGTGGCGTAGTCGTAACGGGAGGAGGTTCACAGCTACAGTTTGCTAAAGAGCTTTGCGAACTCATGTGTGCCACTGATGCTCGTATTGGCTACCCCAATGAGTACATGGGTAAAAGCAAAATTGAAACCGTAAAGAGCCCGATGTTCGCTACAGCGGTGGGCCTGGTATTGTCGGGTTTCAAAGCCATTGATGAACGAAACCTGGACTACATCAGAAAGAAAAACAAAGAGATGCAGGGCAACAAGCCCCGAAAAGAAAAAGAGCAGGCGCAAGGCTCTATGTTTTTTCGTAAAATGCTGGAAAAAACTAAAAAAATACTTATTGACGATTTTGACGATAAAGAAAACTATTAAGGTTTTCCTTTAAATAAAAAAATTAACCACGGTAATTATTTAAACTCCTTTTGACTATGGCTGACAGAAGTTATGAATTCGATCTACCCACTCAGCATAAATCCATCATCAAGGTTATTGGTGTTGGTGGCGGCGGTAGTAATGCTGTAAATCACATGTACAATCAGGGTATCAAAGATGTTGAGTTTATCATCTGCAATACCGACGCTCAGGCGCTTGAAATTAGCCCTGTGCCCAATAAACTACAGATAGGTGGAGAGCTTACCCGGGGTTTGGGTGCCGGTGCCAATCCTGAAAAAGGAAAAGCGGCAGCAATAGAAAGCAAAGAAGAAATTCGTGAGTTGTTGAGCAATGATACCCGTATGTTGTTCATCACTGCCGGAATGGGAGGAGGTACTGGTACAGGCGCAGCCCCAGAAATTGCCAAAGTAGCCCGTGAGCTTGGGGTCCTGACCGTGGGTATTGTAACTCAGCCATTCGCTTTTGAAGGTAAAAAGAAACAGCGTGCTGCCGAAGAAGGTATCCGCGAACTGAGAAATAATTGCGATACCGTGATCGTAATTCTGAACGATAAGCTCAGAGAAGTTTATGGTAATTTGACCCTGACCAATGCATTTGCTCAGGCAGACAATATACTAACCACCGCAGCCAAAAGTATTGCCGAAATCATTACGGTTCCTGGTTATATCAATGTGGACTTTGAAGATGTGAAAACGGTAATGGCGGGATCAGGCGCAGCTGTTATGGGGTCTGCTAAAGCAGAAGGCGAGCACCGTGCTATGCGTGCTGCCGAGGAAGCCCTTTCTTCACCGCTGCTGGATGACAAAAATATTAAGGGAGCAAGAAAAATTCTTCTTTCTATCCGCTCTGGTGAGCAGGCTGAAATGCAGATGGATGAACTTACCGAAATCACGGATCATATCCAGACTGAAGCAGGTGAAGAGGCAGAAGTGATTTTCGGTCATGGACTGGATGATACACTGGGCGATGCGATTATGGTTACTGTTATTGCTACGGGCTTTAATAACGATGAAAGAGGTGAGGATGAGGAAGAAACCAAGCGCGTCTATGACCTGGACTCCAGCCAGAGAATTAAGAAGGAAGATAAATCGGAAGCCAGTCCGCCGGACAGTCCGCCTCAGGAAAGGAGTAATACACCATCGCCACCTTCTTCTCCACCTTTTGAAATTGAAAATTTTGAGGATGAGGAAGAAGAGGACGATAACCAGCAGCGTCAGGAAAAAGAAGAAGAAGAGAAGCTACTGCGTGAGATGTCTTCCAGCCGCAGGTATTTGATGATGAAAGAAGCTTACGAACGTAAGCTTAAACTCAAGGGTCGTAAGAGCATCAGCTCCCCTGATAACAGTGAAGACAT
Proteins encoded:
- a CDS encoding cell division protein FtsQ/DivIB, producing the protein MKFKRWVKIGFFSLCMVSIIAMTEKRRSGKVCQHILIHVDDRYENYFIDEQDVQLLMTDAGAENVVGKKYFELDLKALEGRIETNKYVHKAEVYRDVKGNLLVYAEQNRPVARVIRSDAPDAYISDEGEILPVSDKYTARVMLISGSYTGKLLRQKIKESEEGAQIFSLIDFIHKDEFWKAQIAQMEIASNGNILLYPQVGKQLIEFGKAEKISEKFNKLAVFYEQVLPRKGWNYYNKVNLKYQDQIVCD
- the ftsZ gene encoding cell division protein FtsZ codes for the protein MADRSYEFDLPTQHKSIIKVIGVGGGGSNAVNHMYNQGIKDVEFIICNTDAQALEISPVPNKLQIGGELTRGLGAGANPEKGKAAAIESKEEIRELLSNDTRMLFITAGMGGGTGTGAAPEIAKVARELGVLTVGIVTQPFAFEGKKKQRAAEEGIRELRNNCDTVIVILNDKLREVYGNLTLTNAFAQADNILTTAAKSIAEIITVPGYINVDFEDVKTVMAGSGAAVMGSAKAEGEHRAMRAAEEALSSPLLDDKNIKGARKILLSIRSGEQAEMQMDELTEITDHIQTEAGEEAEVIFGHGLDDTLGDAIMVTVIATGFNNDERGEDEEETKRVYDLDSSQRIKKEDKSEASPPDSPPQERSNTPSPPSSPPFEIENFEDEEEEDDNQQRQEKEEEEKLLREMSSSRRYLMMKEAYERKLKLKGRKSISSPDNSEDIFKKEDFYNEPAYVRRNIHLYSAPSYNDRNVSRYSLDDDDNIIGNNKFLHDNVD
- the ftsA gene encoding cell division protein FtsA, which translates into the protein MQEENIVVGLDIGTTKICAIVGRKNEYGKLEVLGMGKAKSEGVRRGIVTNIDKTISAIEKAIKSAEEQSGIEIHTVNVGIAGQHIRSSIHHGSITRNSLDEEIRMEDIERLTNDMYRIVTPPGCEIIHVMPQHYTVDYEDGIVDPVGMSGVKLEADFHIITAQTHAINNINKCVKRAGLEIENLILEPLASSLAVLSEEEKRAGVCLVDIGGGTTDMAIFYDGIIRHTAVIPFGGDILTQDIKQGCSVMEEQAELLKVKFGKAIAEEASFNEIVSIRGLRDRPPKEISIKNLAYIIEARMQEIFELVHAEIISSGYEDKLAGGVVVTGGGSQLQFAKELCELMCATDARIGYPNEYMGKSKIETVKSPMFATAVGLVLSGFKAIDERNLDYIRKKNKEMQGNKPRKEKEQAQGSMFFRKMLEKTKKILIDDFDDKENY
- a CDS encoding UDP-N-acetylglucosamine--N-acetylmuramyl-(pentapeptide) pyrophosphoryl-undecaprenol N-acetylglucosamine transferase — translated: MQAEKRPYRIIISGGGTGGHIYPAIAIAHALQSLHPSTEVLFVGAKGRMEMQKVPEAGYKIIGLWISGIQRKLTLDNLAFPLKVTSSLFQSSKILSDFRPDAVVGVGGFASGPLLYAASWKNIPSLLQEQNSYAGLTNKLLAGKVKKVCVAHEEMDRFFPKEKIVFTGNPVRKDIVALAAEGIGEQKGRSFQIFWA
- a CDS encoding UDP-N-acetylglucosamine--N-acetylmuramyl-(pentapeptide) pyrophosphoryl-undecaprenol N-acetylglucosamine transferase; the encoded protein is MESKKEEAFKFFGLDPNKKTILVVGGSLGARTLNDSMVAGIDKLVAAGAQVIWQCGKFYYEEMTARLNAKEQKQGIKLNEFLSRMDLAYAAADVVISRAGALAISELALVRKPTVFVPSPNVSEDHQRKNAEALVKQDAALMVMDSDAREQMIDVALKLLKDEQQQKALSEQIANLARPKAAEHIAREVISLIDSKR